The genomic segment AAAGGCCATAAAACTGTCTTTTATAAGAAGCACTGACTGGATCTCACAGCACTGAGAGAAACACAGGTGAAGAGTCAGCACAGACCAACAAGATCAACACTGGTGAGGATAACCATCTACTGTTcatatttctgaaaaataacacttctttctttcttacacTAGCAGTAATTTTGTTAGAtggtttaaaataaagtgtgataatCTGCAGTTCATAATGATTTAACCCTTAAATGCAGTTGGTGTAACCTAATCTATTTTGCTTGATTCAgtgatattaaataatatttttaacttaactaagtttatgttaatataaataacattttctttcGGAGTAGTCCAGGTCCCTCTTAAATGAAGAGGGCTTTTATGAAttacagacaaaaaaataaaaaattaaaaaattaaaaaattaacataACTGATTGATGTTGATTTTATTATCAAATCATCTCCTTGCAGAAAGTAATTCTTTGGAGATTTTTGACAAGATGAGAAAATTCCTCTTGCTGGTTCTCACCATAACAGGTATGATCTGTGCTCTAGTTAGATATCGTTCAAACATACAGTTAATATTAACTGTGTTAGTTTAATATTTAGCAATGtgtgctattttttttatatatactctTGTGCATTTTAGTGCTGCTTTCTGTTAACACTattataagtgtttttattttttacttatgtAAAATCTTGGTCTTTTAAGAGTGGAATAGTACAATAGTGCATCCTTATTTTTAAAACTTGGAGAGTATACTTTGAGTTACTTATTTATAATCATGCATCTTTAACAAAATATCTCATTATTTTTTTGAAGTAGTCATTATTGGTGAAAACTTACAATATCTAACAAGTTAAATCTTAAAAGtggtaaataattacatttaatctcTAGATTGATTAACGTTATTACTTTCTGATCATTAGCTTCTGTAGCTTTTGCCAGTCCACCAGTTCAGGATGAGAAGCTTCCTGATCCAGTGGTGAAGGTGCCAGAGGTTGAAAAAGAACCGACAGTAGAGCAAACAAAAGCAGAAGCAGGTCCTCTGGTGCAGGATGAAGCTGTTGCAGATTCACGTCTGGTGGAGCCTGACTCAGTGCTGCTGGAGCCAGAAACAACAGAGGAACAAAGAGTACCAGAAGAGACACAAGTGATGTTGGAGAAACCTGTGCTAGAGGCAGATTACCTGACTGAAGAGACGCCAGAGACAGAACTAGAGCCTGAGCCAGAAATAACTGTCATTCAGACGGACAGAAACATCGTACCTGTGGAGGAAGCTGTAGAAGAGTTAGAGTCTGAAACTAATATAGAAGTggaagatgaagaagaagaaaatgtaGTAAAGGAGGAGCCTACACTTGAGGCTGACTATATAACAGCTGAAGATCCAGAAATACAAATGGAACCTGGGAGGGAAAGACGAAGGACACAGATTGGTAAACCACCTCAGATGATATTAGTTTTACCACTGTGTACAAATAGCAAACAACTCTGATACTAGCATACTTGGCCTAATGCACTGAATACTGCAGTGTGTTTGTAATGTAAGATATGGAATGATGATTGTAGTGTGGTGATATGTCTACAGAGCGGTGGACTTGTGGAGGAGTTGTCCTACAGGGCAAATGTTACCAGTTCTTCACAATACACCTCAATGCCTATCAAGCTGAGGTATTAATGTCATATAAAACATATcagtatgttttaatatatttactatattatttacataataataataacaggtTAAGTAAGACTTATTGAATTATTAATGACACtatatttctcttttcttttcactTTATAACATCTATGGTTCTCCTTAGTTCCACTGTCAGTCCATCTGCCATAATGGCCACCTGGCCTCTGTGACAAACAACTACATTCTTGGCGAAATAGGGAAGCTAATGGATCGGAATGGCGGCCGAACTCGCGCATGGCTTGGAGGATGGAGAATCTTTAATGTatgttcatttgttttgcaGTGTTCCACTTTTTTGCAGGTTTATTCATTTCGCCACCATATCTCTATTAAGTGACTTTCCTGTTTTGACAGACACGTAATTTCATATGGTTGGATGGAACGCCGTGGAGCTATAACGGCTGGGCTGCTGGAGAACCCAATAATGCTGGTGGGCAGGAGAACTGTGTAGAGACATGGTGTAAGTGTTGCTACTGAACAACCATTTACAAAAAGTTGCATTCATCACAGATAATCTAAAGGAATAATATATAATCCTTTAACTCTTTCACCTCTGTTCTTCTTTTATATTgatgttttcctctttttcatGATCTGTCTTTACCAGTTTAACAAAGCTTTGTCTATTTTCAGATAATCTGGCGTTCAATGATGTACGATGCACAATACTCAAACCGTTCATCTGTTCCTGTCCACTTTAGACAGCCAGGAGGTTAACCCAACCTGATATATATAGTAACTTTGATGaaataagtgtaaataattattgcagtttttaaagattaataaagttatcaactgatgttttattttattaaacacctttattttaCTGATGTTTCATTTAGTTTGGATAATATAGCATTAAATTGTTGTAAGTAATTTAATTGTTTACTAGCTAAAACCATCCTTTTGAACACTTCTACTTTATGCTTAAATAAAGCTGTAAAATCATATTCAATAAAAGTgacttttgttatattttattactgtatCTAAGGCTGTAATTTTTATGCCAATTGTTGACTCATTTAGCTGTTAACTGAAAGGTCACTCAATGTTAAATCCTCGCAGAGCTTTTCACTAAAGCTTCACGAAGGCTTTAGGCAGGCGCTGGTACGCTAATAGCTCTCATCACCATGAGCCTACCATGCAGGCTGTTTTCCATCCCATCACCTGGCCAAGAATGCCAGGATTCCCATGTTTCTATGCATCGTCTATGGGATAAAGAGAGAGCCACTTGGTCTGACACACGCATTTGTTGGGAAGCCAGCAGTGGACCTTGGGACAGCCATAAAAATTTTAGTGCAAGAGGTTTTAAAGGTaaagtgtgtcatttttgtGACACTAGCATCACCAAACAgactttaacatttaaaaatagaataaaacatttgcaagtGTATTCTGATTCCTGGACTCAAGACTATAGAGACGAGATCTGTTAAATTCCCATACTACAGAGCCACAGTGATTACATGTTTCTCAGAAATCCAACAACAAATGCCTTACTTCTAAGATAAATATTAACACTTCCGACAAAAAAACGACACATATCACCTTTAAAAATGAACTTTAGTA from the Onychostoma macrolepis isolate SWU-2019 chromosome 09, ASM1243209v1, whole genome shotgun sequence genome contains:
- the LOC131547164 gene encoding eosinophil granule major basic protein 2-like, translating into MRKFLLLVLTITASVAFASPPVQDEKLPDPVVKVPEVEKEPTVEQTKAEAGPLVQDEAVADSRLVEPDSVLLEPETTEEQRVPEETQVMLEKPVLEADYLTEETPETELEPEPEITVIQTDRNIVPVEEAVEELESETNIEVEDEEEENVVKEEPTLEADYITAEDPEIQMEPGRERRRTQIERWTCGGVVLQGKCYQFFTIHLNAYQAEFHCQSICHNGHLASVTNNYILGEIGKLMDRNGGRTRAWLGGWRIFNTRNFIWLDGTPWSYNGWAAGEPNNAGGQENCVETWYNLAFNDVRCTILKPFICSCPL